In a genomic window of Pseudodesulfovibrio senegalensis:
- a CDS encoding DUF5320 domain-containing protein, producing MPGFDGTGPRGMGAMTGGGFGNCGTGAGYGGYGRGRGYGRGFGRGFGRGFGPGYGGAYVASPVVALSPEEEKASLEHRLELLEQEATRIKDRLESWKS from the coding sequence ATGCCTGGATTTGACGGAACAGGTCCGCGCGGAATGGGCGCCATGACAGGCGGCGGATTCGGAAACTGTGGCACCGGCGCCGGATACGGCGGTTATGGTCGCGGACGCGGCTACGGCCGTGGTTTCGGACGCGGTTTTGGCCGCGGTTTCGGACCGGGATACGGCGGCGCATATGTCGCCTCCCCGGTGGTGGCTCTGTCGCCCGAAGAGGAAAAAGCCTCGCTTGAACACAGACTCGAGCTTCTGGAGCAGGAAGCGACCCGGATCAAGGATCGTCTGGAGTCGTGGAAATCCTGA
- a CDS encoding gamma-glutamyl-gamma-aminobutyrate hydrolase family protein has translation MHRPRIGVSTQDRGGFAPWLFIWLNLRLAGAVAVRITPRRPADIAGLHGVVLSGGADITPGLYQDAEKPMSILDATKDTEKRHPWWIHLVRMLVSLAIFVFRYLAARKGAPATSEARDALEVRLLQQALEKDLPILGICRGMQLVNVVCGGTLHQEIADVYEDARHPNTVFPVKNVDTAQGSRLARITGRQTLRVNGMHHQAVDALGKGLEVVARDESDMVQALEGTEKRFVLGVQWHPEYMIQFRSQRRLFRALVAAAAESVQQD, from the coding sequence ATGCATAGGCCGCGCATCGGAGTGAGCACACAGGACCGCGGCGGGTTCGCCCCATGGCTGTTCATATGGCTGAACCTGCGCCTTGCGGGCGCCGTTGCCGTGCGCATCACCCCGCGCAGGCCTGCGGACATCGCCGGGCTGCACGGGGTGGTGCTCAGCGGCGGGGCCGACATCACCCCCGGCCTGTATCAGGACGCGGAAAAGCCCATGAGCATACTGGATGCCACCAAGGATACCGAAAAACGCCATCCGTGGTGGATTCACCTCGTGCGCATGCTCGTTTCGCTGGCCATTTTCGTGTTTCGCTACCTTGCAGCGCGCAAAGGTGCACCGGCCACCAGCGAGGCGCGCGACGCACTGGAAGTCCGGCTCCTGCAACAGGCGCTTGAAAAGGATCTGCCCATTCTGGGCATCTGTCGGGGCATGCAGCTGGTCAACGTGGTCTGCGGGGGAACCCTGCACCAAGAAATAGCGGACGTGTACGAAGACGCACGGCATCCCAATACGGTCTTTCCGGTCAAAAACGTCGATACGGCACAGGGCAGCCGCCTCGCGCGCATCACGGGCAGGCAGACCCTGCGCGTGAACGGAATGCACCATCAGGCGGTGGATGCTCTCGGCAAGGGGCTTGAAGTCGTTGCCCGGGACGAATCAGACATGGTGCAGGCGCTGGAAGGCACGGAAAAACGCTTCGTGCTCGGCGTGCAATGGCACCCGGAATACATGATCCAGTTCCGTTCGCAACGCAGGCTCTTCAGAGCCCTTGTTGCTGCGGCCGCCGAATCCGTGCAGCAGGACTGA
- a CDS encoding DUF1795 domain-containing protein codes for MFKLMRFWAVLIIVSICLASPLYAADMSQGLTCPPGWKDNVSARGNDLIKQCIAPSQDAFIELYAAADTHNMTLGELLDAWTTAMTQRGLPFQNFVSEQPGQVSGHPAVTRVYSGHTKNNAQFDSSLVASRYNGMVYIFQGLSLKGREQARQQVRHAMNTWYYPGASSQNTGGSSAALPLGGGGAGAHGANHGGSMPTISGTFISDQKDYWGGAHYYRIYQFFNNGNYVEGTKNAKTGKVQMDSKRKRFKVAKSGKSYVVKGARSCTDGYVTDTEGNAVTRFKSGCYSSGGKAMYFHRAKHASSAAVNRVQTNGIPKISGTFIADKKDYWGGQYYYRMYHFYGDGTYVDGSQNAASGKVNMGSNRRKCKISKSGNYYVVRGGGSCTDGYVTDTKANMITRFKSGCYSSGGKAMYFELVR; via the coding sequence ATGTTCAAGCTGATGAGATTTTGGGCGGTGTTGATCATTGTGTCGATTTGTCTTGCTTCCCCTCTTTATGCTGCCGACATGTCTCAGGGGCTTACCTGTCCGCCCGGATGGAAAGACAATGTCTCTGCCCGGGGCAATGACCTCATAAAACAGTGCATAGCTCCTTCTCAGGATGCGTTCATAGAACTGTACGCTGCTGCAGACACCCACAACATGACGCTCGGCGAATTGCTGGACGCATGGACCACGGCCATGACCCAGCGGGGACTTCCTTTCCAGAATTTCGTTTCCGAACAGCCGGGACAGGTCTCGGGACATCCTGCCGTTACCCGCGTATATTCGGGGCATACCAAGAACAACGCCCAGTTCGATTCGTCCCTTGTCGCATCCAGATACAACGGCATGGTGTACATTTTTCAGGGTCTTTCCCTGAAGGGGCGCGAGCAGGCCAGACAACAGGTCCGGCATGCCATGAATACCTGGTATTACCCCGGCGCGTCTTCCCAGAACACCGGCGGCTCCTCTGCCGCGTTGCCGCTTGGGGGCGGTGGCGCCGGTGCGCATGGCGCCAACCACGGCGGTTCCATGCCGACCATATCCGGAACGTTCATCTCCGACCAAAAGGATTATTGGGGCGGTGCGCATTACTACAGGATTTATCAATTTTTCAACAACGGTAACTATGTCGAGGGGACCAAGAACGCAAAAACCGGCAAAGTGCAGATGGATTCGAAGAGGAAGCGTTTCAAGGTGGCCAAATCCGGCAAGTCGTACGTCGTGAAAGGCGCGAGGTCCTGTACTGACGGGTATGTGACCGATACCGAAGGCAATGCCGTCACGCGTTTCAAGAGCGGATGCTACAGCTCCGGCGGAAAGGCGATGTACTTCCATCGGGCCAAGCATGCTTCCTCGGCTGCGGTGAACCGGGTGCAGACGAATGGGATTCCCAAGATATCCGGAACATTCATTGCGGACAAAAAGGATTACTGGGGCGGGCAATACTACTACCGGATGTACCATTTTTACGGCGACGGCACGTATGTCGACGGCAGCCAGAACGCGGCCAGCGGCAAGGTGAATATGGGATCGAACCGGAGGAAATGCAAGATATCGAAATCCGGCAATTATTATGTCGTGCGCGGGGGCGGTTCCTGTACCGACGGATACGTCACGGACACGAAGGCCAACATGATCACGCGATTCAAGAGCGGCTGTTACAGCTCCGGCGGAAAAGCCATGTACTTCGAGTTGGTCCGGTAG
- a CDS encoding tetrathionate reductase family octaheme c-type cytochrome, protein MMKNILAWLAFAAVAVGSGVSVPAWAAVPAGDAEPVVKSRKDRTPMPAGWAAKDQDEARKLATKKYPFVEKVLMEDLPLRQQRLRKMGIGYKDIKHSYILLDSPYVDTYEKKYEPVRFMHSKHAAALDGDCAACHHLRPADPKAPETVACRACHQETAIGDGSERIGLKAAYHMQCMDCHEKMKKGPVGCEGCHAKRSVDHKELVKLPENPTPQQVTMECLRCHQAAGEDMLSTAHWLWRGPSPYTTEHRKSVMSGKGTTTLNNFUISPISNEARCTSCHAGYGWKDASFDFTNEKNIDCLVCHDTTGSYVKAPPKAGMPDPKVDLNYVAKNVGPTSRKTCGTCHFSGGGGDAVKHADMSAELFWPSRNCDVHMGGYDFSCVECHKTRNHKISGRSTSAPVAEGSRACEDCHTSAPHYGDTLLDHHLNKHSTTVACNTCHSPVYSKCSPTKTWWDWSTAGDTERVVGKDKYGKPDYNWKKGSFLWKESAKPQYAWYNGFMSRLLLGDAIDPEAQGFAPGETLTFEQKQQLVRTRITEPIGSIGDPHSRITPFKIMSGIQPADAEHRYLLIPHLYPYGKDDKTAYWKNRDWQKSFGEGMKKAKLPYSGKYMWVATDMYWRIEHEVMPKESALSCVQCHESLKGEKTCDRCHQDSRNVKFKELAERGTDFRYMQSQGRDVGDLIGVTNYIEFKKLGYKGDPIIYGGRFKQLPLGYGPAAK, encoded by the coding sequence ATGATGAAAAACATACTCGCGTGGCTGGCGTTTGCAGCCGTTGCGGTCGGTTCCGGGGTTTCGGTCCCGGCATGGGCCGCGGTGCCCGCTGGGGACGCCGAGCCCGTGGTCAAGTCCCGCAAGGACAGGACCCCCATGCCCGCAGGATGGGCGGCCAAGGATCAGGACGAGGCCAGAAAGCTGGCCACCAAGAAGTATCCTTTCGTGGAAAAGGTGCTCATGGAGGACCTGCCGCTCAGACAGCAGCGTCTGCGCAAGATGGGCATCGGCTACAAGGACATCAAGCACAGCTACATCCTGCTGGACAGTCCGTATGTTGATACCTACGAAAAGAAATACGAGCCCGTGCGGTTCATGCATTCCAAGCACGCCGCAGCGCTGGACGGCGACTGCGCGGCCTGCCACCATCTGCGGCCTGCGGACCCTAAGGCCCCGGAAACCGTGGCCTGCCGAGCCTGCCATCAGGAAACGGCCATTGGCGACGGTTCCGAGCGCATCGGACTCAAGGCGGCCTATCACATGCAGTGCATGGACTGCCACGAGAAGATGAAAAAGGGACCGGTGGGGTGCGAGGGGTGTCATGCCAAGCGCAGCGTGGACCACAAGGAACTGGTCAAGCTGCCGGAAAATCCCACGCCCCAACAGGTGACCATGGAGTGCCTGCGCTGCCATCAGGCCGCGGGCGAGGACATGCTGTCCACGGCCCATTGGCTGTGGCGCGGGCCTTCGCCGTATACAACCGAACACAGAAAGAGCGTCATGTCGGGAAAGGGGACAACGACGCTCAACAATTTCTGAATATCCCCCATCAGCAACGAGGCTCGTTGCACATCATGCCATGCGGGATACGGTTGGAAGGACGCTTCCTTTGATTTCACCAACGAAAAGAACATTGACTGCCTTGTGTGTCACGACACCACGGGCAGCTACGTCAAGGCCCCGCCCAAGGCGGGTATGCCCGATCCCAAGGTGGATCTGAACTATGTGGCCAAGAATGTCGGCCCCACCAGCAGAAAGACCTGCGGCACCTGCCACTTCAGCGGCGGCGGGGGCGATGCGGTCAAGCACGCGGACATGAGCGCCGAGCTGTTCTGGCCCAGCCGGAACTGCGACGTGCACATGGGCGGGTACGACTTCTCCTGCGTGGAATGCCACAAGACCCGCAACCACAAGATATCGGGCCGTTCCACGTCCGCGCCCGTGGCCGAAGGTTCCCGGGCCTGCGAGGACTGCCATACGTCCGCGCCGCACTATGGCGACACCCTGCTGGACCATCACCTGAACAAGCACAGTACCACCGTGGCCTGCAATACCTGCCATTCGCCGGTCTATTCCAAGTGCAGCCCCACCAAGACGTGGTGGGACTGGTCCACGGCCGGAGACACGGAGCGTGTGGTGGGCAAGGACAAGTACGGCAAGCCGGATTACAACTGGAAAAAGGGGAGCTTCCTCTGGAAGGAATCCGCCAAGCCGCAGTATGCTTGGTACAACGGCTTCATGAGCCGCCTGCTGCTCGGCGACGCCATTGATCCCGAGGCACAGGGATTCGCGCCCGGCGAAACGCTGACCTTTGAACAGAAGCAGCAGCTCGTGCGCACGCGCATCACCGAGCCCATCGGTTCCATCGGCGACCCCCATTCGCGGATCACGCCGTTCAAGATCATGTCCGGCATCCAGCCCGCGGATGCGGAGCATCGCTATCTGCTCATTCCGCACCTGTATCCTTACGGCAAGGACGACAAGACCGCCTACTGGAAGAACCGGGACTGGCAGAAGTCCTTTGGCGAGGGCATGAAAAAGGCCAAGCTGCCGTACAGCGGCAAATACATGTGGGTGGCCACGGATATGTACTGGCGCATCGAGCACGAGGTCATGCCCAAGGAGAGCGCGCTCTCCTGCGTGCAGTGCCATGAAAGCCTGAAGGGCGAGAAGACGTGCGACCGCTGCCATCAGGACTCCCGGAACGTCAAGTTCAAGGAGTTGGCGGAAAGGGGCACGGACTTCAGGTACATGCAGTCCCAAGGACGCGACGTGGGCGATTTGATCGGCGTCACCAACTACATCGAGTTCAAGAAACTCGGCTACAAGGGTGACCCCATCATCTATGGCGGCCGCTTCAAGCAGCTGCCGTTGGGCTACGGCCCGGCCGCAAAGTAG
- a CDS encoding sigma-54 interaction domain-containing protein, whose protein sequence is MNGQVDSTGLKRILDCVGLGVFAVDTDWRIIFFSREAERITGFTAQEAMGRLCRDVFGSDRCVKKCHLQQAMRSGRNVVKARVEIVNRNNRRVPLEVTAAVLRDEQGTVLGGVESFVDLTARQALEKCVRQSYRFSDMVGRDPAMQRLFRTVEVVAPTEATVLLQGDTGTGKDLLARVIHNLSPRSSGPYVKVNCAAIPASLLESQLFGYRKGAFTDAREDRPGLFAEAQGGSIFLDEVGDIPLESQAKLLQVLDEQQYIPLGATSPESVDVRLMAATNRDLAAMADRGVFRPDLFYRLRVVELALPPLSERRCDIPLLIDHFLNEFSALQGKTAQELSPRALKVLLDYHYPGNVRELRHIIEHGVILSTGETIHAADLPHYLLSGPRPAVPGGDASDETDERTRLRQHLDRHGWRMNEAAQALGIDRTTLWRRRRKHGL, encoded by the coding sequence ATGAACGGGCAGGTCGATTCCACCGGGCTGAAGCGGATTCTGGACTGCGTCGGACTGGGCGTGTTTGCCGTGGACACGGACTGGAGGATCATTTTTTTCAGCCGCGAGGCCGAACGCATCACGGGATTTACCGCGCAGGAGGCCATGGGCAGACTCTGCCGCGACGTGTTCGGATCCGACCGCTGCGTAAAGAAATGCCACCTGCAGCAGGCCATGCGTTCCGGCCGCAACGTGGTCAAGGCGCGCGTGGAGATCGTGAACCGGAATAACCGGCGCGTGCCGCTGGAGGTCACCGCCGCGGTGCTGCGCGACGAGCAGGGCACGGTGCTGGGCGGGGTGGAATCCTTTGTGGACCTCACGGCCCGGCAGGCATTGGAAAAATGCGTGCGCCAGTCCTATCGCTTTTCGGACATGGTGGGGCGCGATCCGGCCATGCAGCGGCTGTTTCGCACCGTGGAGGTCGTCGCCCCCACCGAGGCCACGGTGCTGCTGCAGGGCGACACGGGCACGGGCAAGGACCTGCTGGCCCGGGTCATCCACAACTTGAGTCCGCGCTCGTCCGGCCCGTACGTGAAGGTCAACTGTGCGGCCATTCCTGCCAGTCTGCTGGAATCGCAGCTTTTCGGCTACCGTAAGGGTGCGTTCACGGATGCGAGGGAGGACAGGCCCGGCCTGTTTGCCGAGGCGCAGGGCGGCAGCATCTTTCTGGACGAGGTGGGCGACATTCCGCTGGAATCGCAAGCCAAACTCTTGCAGGTACTGGACGAGCAGCAATACATTCCCCTCGGGGCCACCAGCCCGGAGAGCGTGGACGTGCGCCTCATGGCCGCTACCAACCGGGATCTTGCGGCCATGGCTGACCGGGGCGTGTTCCGGCCGGACCTGTTTTACCGTCTGCGTGTGGTGGAGCTTGCCCTGCCGCCGCTGTCCGAGCGTCGCTGCGACATCCCTTTGCTCATCGACCATTTTCTGAACGAATTTTCGGCGTTGCAAGGAAAAACGGCACAGGAGCTTTCGCCGCGCGCACTCAAAGTCCTTCTGGATTACCACTACCCCGGCAATGTGCGCGAGCTGCGGCACATCATCGAACACGGGGTCATTTTGAGCACCGGCGAGACCATCCACGCGGCCGACCTGCCGCACTATCTGCTTTCCGGGCCGCGTCCGGCAGTGCCCGGCGGAGATGCATCAGACGAGACCGACGAGCGCACACGGCTTCGCCAACATCTGGACCGGCACGGCTGGCGTATGAACGAGGCCGCGCAGGCGCTCGGCATCGACCGCACCACCCTGTGGCGGCGCAGGCGCAAGCACGGGCTGTGA
- a CDS encoding DUF1566 domain-containing protein yields MQTIRNKQNTGMTQRAGHVLETGANECYDVLGNRMDCRDSGQDAARRDSVSTDPDRFRPQGETVHDTLTGLHWPRRADVFTYPLSWPETLNEVARLNKTNYLGHHDWRLPNRRELRSLISHGAKNPALPESHPFHNVFLGWYWTSTTSAMATAYAWRVQMQGGRMFYGKKTDPGMGWPVRGESIVLPRTGQTNCHDVSGNTMDCEGCLQDGALQTGAPWPEPRFTTREFGIVDRLTRLVWHASADLAGPAHWQDALNAVQKLNRDSDIVWRLPDINELESLVDASQSSPALPSGHPFARTAEAYWSSTTSFYETDWAYVLYMHKGAVGVGFKQKPEFNCWPVAGPL; encoded by the coding sequence ATGCAGACGATACGGAATAAACAAAACACCGGCATGACACAGCGGGCCGGACACGTTCTCGAAACAGGTGCCAACGAATGCTATGATGTCCTTGGCAACAGGATGGACTGCCGCGACAGCGGACAGGACGCGGCTCGCCGCGACAGCGTCAGTACGGACCCGGATCGATTCCGCCCGCAGGGAGAAACGGTGCATGACACGCTTACGGGGCTGCACTGGCCCCGCCGGGCAGACGTTTTCACCTACCCCCTTTCGTGGCCCGAAACCCTGAATGAAGTCGCTCGACTCAATAAAACCAATTATCTCGGCCACCACGACTGGCGGCTACCCAACCGGCGGGAACTGCGCAGCCTGATCTCCCACGGAGCCAAAAACCCTGCCCTGCCCGAAAGCCATCCCTTCCACAACGTCTTTTTGGGCTGGTACTGGACCTCCACCACCTCGGCAATGGCAACGGCCTACGCATGGCGAGTGCAAATGCAGGGCGGGCGCATGTTCTACGGCAAGAAAACCGACCCGGGCATGGGCTGGCCCGTTCGTGGCGAAAGCATTGTCCTGCCGCGCACCGGACAGACGAACTGCCATGACGTTTCGGGCAACACGATGGACTGTGAAGGCTGTTTGCAGGACGGCGCGCTGCAAACCGGGGCGCCGTGGCCGGAGCCGCGTTTCACGACCAGGGAATTCGGCATCGTGGACCGGCTGACCCGGCTCGTGTGGCACGCATCTGCGGACCTTGCGGGACCGGCCCATTGGCAGGACGCGCTGAACGCGGTGCAGAAACTGAACCGCGATTCCGATATCGTCTGGCGGCTGCCGGACATCAACGAACTGGAATCGCTGGTGGACGCGTCGCAATCAAGCCCGGCACTGCCTTCGGGCCATCCCTTTGCACGGACCGCAGAGGCATACTGGTCATCCACCACAAGCTTTTATGAAACCGACTGGGCCTACGTCCTGTACATGCACAAGGGAGCGGTGGGCGTGGGCTTCAAGCAAAAGCCCGAGTTCAACTGCTGGCCGGTGGCCGGTCCGCTGTAG
- the nrfD gene encoding NrfD/PsrC family molybdoenzyme membrane anchor subunit produces MTHKPYPVDRPFWTPGTYVMLVFMIAAALTLVVRYTFGLAAVTNLNNHYPWGIWIGLDVASGVALAAGGFTTAFLAHILGRHYYEAVTRPALLTAALGYTFVAIAVFVDIGRSWAIWKPIVYQNHNSALFEVAMCVMTYVTVLWIEFIPVLAERLGKKIRLLAFLNRILDKTMWVFIILGVVLSCMHQSSLGTLLVIAPTKVSPLWHTPLMPLLFLTSAFAVGYPMVVVETTIATSSLKLDSEMNVLGPLSRITILLLGIYMAIKVGDLIARGAYVTLLDGSAQSNSFLVEVVLGVIVPWVMLLFPAVRRSRKLLFSAAFMIVAGVMLNRFNVFVVSFKAPYASHPYYPAIGEVLVTAGAVATIFFLYRVFVTFFPVLSAQKQEVSQ; encoded by the coding sequence ATGACGCATAAGCCGTACCCCGTGGACAGGCCGTTCTGGACCCCGGGCACCTATGTCATGCTGGTGTTCATGATTGCGGCCGCCCTGACGCTGGTGGTTCGCTACACCTTTGGTCTGGCCGCTGTCACCAACCTGAACAACCACTACCCGTGGGGCATCTGGATCGGGCTGGACGTGGCCTCGGGCGTAGCCCTTGCCGCGGGCGGATTCACCACCGCGTTTCTGGCCCACATCCTCGGCCGCCACTATTACGAGGCCGTGACCCGGCCCGCGCTGCTGACCGCCGCACTGGGCTACACCTTCGTGGCCATCGCGGTGTTCGTTGACATCGGGCGTTCGTGGGCCATCTGGAAACCCATCGTCTACCAGAACCACAACTCGGCCCTGTTCGAGGTGGCCATGTGCGTGATGACGTATGTGACCGTGCTCTGGATCGAGTTCATCCCGGTTCTTGCCGAACGCCTCGGGAAAAAGATTCGCCTGCTGGCCTTTTTGAACCGCATTCTGGACAAAACCATGTGGGTGTTCATCATCCTCGGCGTGGTGTTGTCCTGCATGCACCAGTCCAGCCTCGGAACCCTGCTGGTCATCGCGCCCACCAAGGTTTCGCCGCTCTGGCACACGCCGCTCATGCCGCTTCTGTTCCTGACCTCGGCCTTTGCCGTGGGCTATCCCATGGTCGTGGTGGAAACGACCATAGCCACGTCGTCGCTGAAGCTGGATTCCGAAATGAACGTGCTCGGCCCGCTCTCGCGCATCACCATCCTGCTTCTGGGCATCTACATGGCCATCAAGGTGGGCGACCTGATCGCCCGGGGTGCCTATGTGACCCTGCTGGACGGCTCGGCCCAGAGCAATTCGTTCCTTGTGGAAGTGGTGCTGGGCGTCATTGTGCCGTGGGTCATGCTGCTGTTCCCGGCGGTGCGCCGTTCGCGCAAGCTGCTGTTCTCCGCAGCGTTCATGATCGTGGCCGGGGTCATGCTGAACCGGTTCAACGTGTTCGTGGTCTCGTTCAAGGCCCCGTATGCGTCGCATCCCTATTATCCGGCCATCGGCGAGGTGCTGGTCACCGCCGGAGCCGTGGCTACCATCTTCTTCCTGTACCGGGTGTTCGTGACCTTCTTCCCGGTGCTCTCCGCCCAAAAGCAGGAGGTTTCCCAATGA
- a CDS encoding (Fe-S)-binding protein — MGESAVLSIDVKQSKFMDKVQELLPEGGNLNMCLTCGACSAGCPATGLEDMSPRKFLRLAAMGQDEVIMSTPWVWLCTMCKRCIYACPMEVDIPQLVYYARQTWPRDQRPKGILGSCEQALNTDGNSAMGASSEDFKFVIEDVLEEVRETQPGFENLEAPIDKKGAYYFLNQNSREPVTEPDEMVPLWKILNMVGADWTYGTRGWAAENYCMFLADDDAWETVVRNKAKAVEDLGCKVWLNTEUGHEFYAVRAGLQKFNVEHDFEMESIIRCYARWIREGKLPVNSDWNKDLGVTFTVQDPCQLVRKSLGDPVAEDLRFVIRSVVGEENFIDMWPNRSNNYCCGGGGGFLQSGYTEARRAYGRIKLDQILQTGADYCIAPCHNCHSQIHDLSEHYEAGFPVVHLWTLIALSLGILGENEREYLGEDLQNVGL, encoded by the coding sequence ATGGGCGAATCCGCAGTGCTTTCCATTGACGTGAAACAGTCCAAGTTCATGGACAAGGTGCAGGAGTTGCTGCCCGAGGGCGGCAACCTGAACATGTGCCTCACCTGCGGGGCCTGCTCCGCGGGCTGTCCGGCCACCGGGCTGGAGGACATGAGCCCGCGCAAGTTCCTGCGTCTGGCCGCCATGGGGCAGGACGAGGTCATCATGTCCACGCCGTGGGTCTGGCTCTGTACCATGTGCAAGCGGTGCATTTATGCCTGCCCCATGGAAGTGGATATTCCGCAGTTGGTTTATTATGCGCGCCAGACATGGCCGCGCGACCAGCGGCCCAAGGGTATTCTCGGTTCCTGCGAGCAGGCCCTGAATACGGATGGCAACAGTGCCATGGGCGCGTCCAGCGAGGACTTCAAGTTCGTGATCGAGGATGTGCTCGAAGAGGTTCGCGAAACCCAGCCCGGCTTTGAGAATCTTGAAGCACCCATCGACAAGAAGGGCGCATACTACTTCCTGAACCAGAACTCGCGCGAGCCGGTCACCGAACCGGACGAGATGGTGCCCCTCTGGAAGATACTGAACATGGTCGGCGCGGACTGGACCTACGGAACCAGGGGTTGGGCCGCGGAAAACTACTGCATGTTCCTGGCCGACGACGACGCATGGGAAACCGTGGTGCGCAACAAGGCCAAGGCCGTGGAAGACCTCGGGTGCAAGGTTTGGCTCAATACCGAGTGAGGCCACGAATTCTACGCAGTCCGGGCCGGACTGCAAAAGTTCAATGTTGAGCATGATTTTGAAATGGAAAGCATTATCCGGTGCTATGCGCGCTGGATTCGCGAGGGCAAGCTGCCCGTCAATTCCGACTGGAACAAGGATTTGGGCGTGACCTTTACGGTTCAGGACCCTTGCCAGTTGGTGCGCAAGTCGCTGGGCGATCCCGTTGCCGAGGACCTGCGTTTCGTGATCCGCTCCGTGGTGGGCGAGGAAAACTTCATCGACATGTGGCCCAACCGTTCCAACAACTATTGTTGCGGCGGCGGGGGCGGATTCCTGCAATCCGGCTATACCGAGGCGCGCCGGGCGTACGGCCGCATCAAGCTGGACCAGATTCTTCAGACCGGGGCGGACTATTGCATTGCGCCCTGCCACAACTGTCATTCGCAGATTCACGACCTGAGCGAGCACTACGAGGCCGGGTTCCCGGTGGTGCACCTGTGGACCCTGATCGCGCTTTCGCTGGGCATTCTCGGCGAGAACGAACGCGAATACCTCGGGGAAGACCTGCAAAACGTGGGACTGTAA
- a CDS encoding amidoligase family protein, with amino-acid sequence MEWTYPNRQKRDDGQYRRVGFELEFASVGMDRLGNKIAELYGGELTKSSKFRYNITSGEFGDFGLEVDSIQLQERTYLAFLEKLGFTPDPDMLDRIDDTLFNLASIAVPLEIVTPPIPMDRIHELDRLETALREMHAKGTRASLLYGFGMQFNPEIPARDPFTLLSYLRAFLLLLDWLKQSINVNLTRRISPFINDFPPQYVAKVLDPAYRPGQTELIDDYMAYNPTRNRPLDMTCLFAHLDKKRTLDSIHEPQLVKPRPAFHYRLPDCRIDEPGWSMALEWNRWVTVECLAADLGVIDALSREYLKPGRTPARWVAFLKDAYLNA; translated from the coding sequence ATGGAATGGACATATCCGAACAGGCAAAAACGCGACGACGGCCAATACCGGCGCGTGGGATTCGAGCTGGAATTCGCCAGCGTGGGCATGGACCGGCTCGGCAATAAAATCGCCGAGCTCTATGGTGGAGAACTCACAAAATCATCAAAGTTCCGCTACAACATCACGTCCGGGGAATTCGGGGACTTCGGCCTTGAGGTGGACTCCATCCAATTACAGGAGCGCACCTATCTCGCCTTTCTGGAAAAACTCGGGTTCACTCCCGACCCCGACATGCTGGACCGCATCGACGACACCCTGTTCAATCTCGCATCCATTGCGGTGCCGCTGGAGATAGTCACGCCACCCATACCCATGGACAGGATACATGAGTTGGACCGGCTGGAAACCGCGCTCCGGGAGATGCACGCCAAAGGAACCCGCGCGTCCCTGCTCTACGGGTTCGGCATGCAGTTCAATCCCGAAATTCCCGCGCGCGACCCGTTCACCCTGCTTTCGTACCTGCGGGCGTTTTTGCTGCTGCTCGACTGGCTCAAACAAAGCATCAACGTAAACCTGACCCGCAGGATATCCCCGTTCATCAACGATTTTCCTCCGCAATACGTGGCCAAGGTGCTGGACCCGGCCTACAGGCCCGGCCAGACCGAACTCATTGACGACTACATGGCCTACAACCCCACCCGCAACCGGCCGCTGGACATGACCTGCCTGTTCGCTCATCTGGACAAAAAGCGCACGCTGGATTCCATCCACGAACCGCAACTGGTCAAACCCCGCCCGGCCTTCCATTACAGGCTGCCGGACTGCCGCATTGACGAACCCGGCTGGTCCATGGCGCTGGAATGGAACCGTTGGGTCACGGTGGAATGCCTCGCCGCCGACCTCGGCGTCATCGACGCACTGAGCCGCGAATATCTGAAACCGGGCAGGACCCCGGCCCGCTGGGTGGCGTTCCTGAAGGATGCGTACCTCAATGCATAG